The window ACTGTGGATTGGAACAGCCTaaggaaaaaaacaaaagaaaataagttAGATGTCAAAATATGGCTAAAAACTGAATTATAGTTAGAGGCAGATCTAGAATCAGTTCTATATATAGATTTACTATTTTCAGCTGGAACTATATAAACATATgcaagaatataaaataaaatgtataaAAATGTAATAAGATCATGCTCATTCTGAAAGTACCGGCTTTAATCCTAGATTCGCCTCTGGTATAGCCAGAGGCGGACCTATGTTAGACCGAGACGGGTCACCAACACCTATAAAATTTGACAAATTttttatacatacatatatatgtctttaaaaaatagtgatatattacGTAATGGACATCTTATATACAAAACAAATTTTGGTTGAATCCAACTTTTAAATCCTGAATCCGCTCCCAGGTATAGCCATGGGAATTAAATTGTTTTATGTAGATTGAGAAGTCTAGGAAGGATGCTTCCACTTTCATAAGAAAGCTCGATAAAATTTAATGTATTTATgatgtaaaaaatatttatattattagaATACATAAAAATCCAATTGTAAGTTAGTGTCTACACTAATTATATACATGGTTAATTAGTAAGACATAGCATGTAACAACTTAAATTATACCgacaatataaaaaaaattataccaGACAATGTATATAACTTAATTTTCGTTTGAGAGATAGGGACTTACCAATCCTCCGGTGACAACTTTGAGGAGGTAAGAGGCAACAGTGGCGCCCAAAAGTTGAGCAATCCAGTAGAAGAGGCCAGTAAGAAGAGTAATTTGGCCACCAAGAGCTAATCCGAAAGTAACGGCAGGGTTGACGTGACCACCGGAGATGTTAGCCCCGACTGAAACTGCCACGAACAGAGCGAACCCATGGCAAACTGCAACCGCTACAAGCCCCGACGGATCAAGAGCAGCATCTGCTGTCAACTTGTCTGCATATCCAATGCAATAGTAAGTTTAGAATCATATATAATCCAACGGAAACTAAATAGAACACAAAGGTAAATTTAGAATTTAGAGCCAACGAGTTCAGAATATATGTATTCGGCGGTATATATTTAAACTAAATTGTATAAATGATGATTTAACCGAAAGTGGTGGATTTAGTTGAACCCGTTGAACACAGTACTCTAGATCTGCTTAAGACGAGTTGTTCCACTTACTTGCATGGATTACTAGCTACGTACGTAAATTAATTCATGCATTACTGTCAGTTGCGGTTAACTTTTTCATTATGAAACTGTAAGCAGCAAATTCATTTAGTTACTTATAAGTATGGTACGTAAATGAGAATAAAATTATTCGAGTGCATGTTGTAATTATATAGTATAAGGAAAAAAGAGGAAGTGTTATTAACTGTAAGCAATGGCTGAACCAACTCCAGCGAAGACAAAGAGCAATGTAGAGATGAATTCAGCAATGTAGGCCTTAATAGACCCTAAGCTAAATGAATCATCGAAACGACCAAAAGCTATGGCAGGCATTTTCAGAAAACTAATTAAATTGATCCtaagaattaaaggaaaatagaaACAGAGACAATGTTTTCTGATGACAAGAAGAGCCCTTTCTTTGTCAGTTATATATAATAGTAACACACAGATATTATATTGTTAAGTTAATTAATGCACATAATGTGTTTTTCACTGTATGGGTATCTTCCTCCTTACAAAGAAGATAAGGGGAATAGTGTATATGTGGCCATACACATCCAATCAATTCTTTTTCTTACATTCCTAGCTGTCAATAACATGCTCTTTATGGAAATGTCTAGAAGATAGTCAACAATCTATCCATGTGCGCCGACCGTTACTAAGACATTGTGGTAGGTCATGGGAGGTCCCTTgtgaataaaataataattagaaAATGGAGTTGATAAGTGCAAACGGAGCTACAGTTCCTTCACCAAATCCAATAATTTTAGTCCTAAATTTATATTCGTATTATaaaattaatataatatatataaataatttattcaaAGAGATCTTAACACAAACGGTCGTGGAATTCACGGTTTATTTTGTCTAATTACTATATATAGATTATATTATGATTATACTcgattatacatgaattataaatatattatatattcgatGATTATTATAAGTTTAAATGTTTGAATAAGTGACTATGTAAGTTAATTCTTATTATTCAAAATCTAATAAGCAGCTTTTTCTTAGAATAGAAAATTCATAAACTCAAAATGCGAATACGAGGGAAACACTAATGGGGTTTGGTCCACACAAAGTGAACTGGCCGACCATGGACAAATAGAATGGGGTTGTTTGATCCGTTTTGTTGGATTTATTTAAAATGTGTGGATAAGAATTGAGGTGGACTTAATTAGAATTCTGTATATCTGTTTAATATATTGGAAAATTAGGGTTTAATAATAATGAGATATATGTGGCCTGCTGGATGGAGATAAGGAATAATCTTTAGGGAGCTCAGGTCGTGTTAGGTAGTTGCTTTCATTTTTCAAACTGATTTTTAATGAAAGAATATTTAGGTTTTGTTCTGTATATTCTTATAGTGatgatcagtgttttaaaaggcgaggGTGTAAAGCGGGGCATTTTATATATGTCTCAGCGGGACGTAAGCCCcatatgtatttaatttttaatattttataaaataatataatgacagttaatatttataaacatgtaaaattacataaaaattgaagaaaactatatatatgtgcgctccatccccacaaaaaactaatcaaaacaatctattataccttacttacaagcacaagtaatttgagtctaaaagaataaagttttctatatggagaaacaaaaggatgattaacctgcaatttgaactttgaatttgctgctatgaagaaaaatgtagttctctttgtatttataaaaaaaattaaatattcgttgcttttgagagatattagcagactagcagacaagataaaaatttggaaaacccatgaattagggcttaaatcaataaaaaaggtctttacttttaaatttaatacttttgagttcctttttaaaccttttgagtaattaccaaactgacttttgagaattttggtattatatgaagggctaattcaacaaattttattttaatttgaaaaagtctctggggcttactccttactaaaaaacgcgccccgaacgtccgggcgtacgccccaaattgctgggcgtacgcctcttgagactttcgccccacaccatcgccccggagcatttttggtacgcctcgccccggggctcgccccagaaACACCTTTTAAAACAGAGGTGATGATAATGGTATGAGTTTCCATTATTGATTACCTAAACTCGTTGCAATTTCTCTTTTTGTGATTTTAAGGGTTTGGGTATTCGACTTTTATTCTTTTGTTCTATCGATACCTTTGAGCTATTCATGAATGATTTTCATGTGTGGACAAATGGAAAGTCTATTATATTGTTTTAATTGATAATGGCCCTTTTGCTCTATTCTTGAGGTTAGGAATTCCAACTATttacaataacaataacatacccagtattatcccacaccatagagtctggggagggtagtgtgtacgcagaccttacccctaccttgtgaggatatataggttatttccaatagaccctcagctTAGGAAaatataagcaccacattaatgaaaatatagacaagaagagaCAATAGCAAAAAGatatataaaagcagaataaaaataacaagacagtaaggtgatcaataatgaaagaaaacaacggttagtcataaaaaacGTACTACCAACAGATtgcgagactgcgtgccaatactactgttatgaacactctagactacctactctactaccctaatccttgacctccataccttcctatcaagggtcatgtcctcggtcagctgaagctgcgcCATATCTTGcgtaatcacctctccccacctcttctttggcctacctctacgtctcagtaggccctccaatgtcaacctctcacacctccttaccggggcgTATGTgttctcctcctcacatgaccaaaccacctaagctgCGTTTTCCGCATATTGTCCTCAATaagggccacacccaccttatcgcgaataacctcatttctgatcctatctaacatGGTATGCCCGCACattcatctcaacatcctcatctctgctaccttcatcttctggacatgagcgatcttgactggccaatactcagtcccatacaacatcgttggtctaaCCACCATTCTgtaaaacttacccttaagttttgaTAGCACCtttttgtcacacaaaacaccggaagtgagtctccatttcatccatcgcACCCCAATATGATgggtgacatcttcatcaatctccccatccccctgaataatagacccaaggtacttaaaactccctctcctagggatgacctgcgagtatAGCCTCAACTCCCCTTCCCCCCTTGAGTCTctccactgaacttacactccaagtattctatcttggtcctgctcaacttgaaacctttagattacaaggtctgcctccatacctctaattgcgcatTCACACTGTCTCACGTCtcatcaatcaatacaatatcatctgcaaatagcatgcatcacgacacctccccttggatgtggcacgtcagtacgtccatcactagagcaaacaaaaaagggccgAGTGTCGACCCctaatgcaaccccatcataaccggaaaatgGTCCGAGTGCCCACGCACCGTCTTCACTCGGGTTTTTACTCCATTATACATGTCCCTAATCAACCTAGCGTAGGCAACCGATaaacctctagcctccaaacatctccacaaaacctctcTCGAAACTTTATCGTATGCCTTTTCTAATTTGATGAACACCATATGTAAGTCCTtatttctctccctatactgctccatcaatctcctaacaaggtggatggcttctgtagtcgaacgccctGGCATAAACCCGAGCTGATTCtcggaaatagacacactcctcctcacccttagctctaccattCTCTCcgagactttcatagtatggctaagcagcttgataccccgatagttattgcaatttcggatatcacccttgtttttGTATACAGTAACCATCGTTCTCCACCTCTACTCTTTGAGCATCTTATtcattctaaaaatgacattaaataacctagtgagctactccaagcctgccttgcccgtgctcttccaaaactccactgGGATTTCATCCGGCCCAGTCactttgcccctgctcatcttacgtatagccccctcaacttcatcaactctaatccgcctatAATACCTaaagtcacaacgactcccgaagagttccaaatcacccagtacaatgctcatgtccccctcctcgttcaagagacttTATAAGTAGGTCTACCATCTCCGATGGATAAGtccctcatccaacaaaactctaccttcttcatCCTTGATGTtcttcacttggtccaagtcacgcgccttcctttctcgtgccttggctaacctgaacaacctcttatccccacctcagccctcgagttcctcatacaTACGACTAAAATCTGCAGTCTCCGTAACTGCTAGTTTTGCCTCTTTCTTAGCAAACTTATAATGCTCCCCATTTgccctcttctcctcctcgtctacACTTTCCACTAGCTTCAGATACGTTGCTTTCTTGGTTTTTACTTTTTCTTGAACCTCtctattccaccaccagtctcccttATGACCCccagagtaaccctttgagacccctaatacctctctcgcGGCTTCCCTAATGCATTGCACAGTCGTGTTCCACATAGCGTTTGTGTcaccactactcctccaagcccccATAGTCACCATCTTGACCCCTAACTCCTGCGCTTTAGCTtccgtcaaggctccccactttATCCTATATTGGCTATACATCgccctcttcctcctcttccttgtgatctcaaggtccatgaccaGGAGCCTATGAAGGGTTTAGATGTTCTCACTCGGGATGACTTGCAATCCCTGTAAAGACCTCTATCAGACTTCCTGCAGAGTAAATAATCAATTTGAGTCTCGGCCACCAAACTCCGTAAGGAGACCAAGTGCTCCTTCTTCTTCAGGaaactcgagtttgctatcaccaaatcaaatgtTCTAGCAAAGTCCAACAGAGACGTTCCTCCTCCGTTTCTATCTCCAAACCCAAAGCCACCATGCACATCATCATACCCCCTAGACGTCGCTCCAATGTGGCCATTAAAATCTCCTCATATGAAAAGATTCTCGGTATGCGGGATACCATAcaccatctcatccaaatcctcccAGAAACGCCTCTTGACTTCCTCATCCAAGCTTGCTTGGGGTGCGTACACACTGATTATGTTCAAAGTAAAACCTCCAACAACTAGCTTAATAGTCATCAACCTGTCATTCACACTCCTAACCTCCACCACTAGTTCACGGAGGTCCTTGTCAACCAAGATACCTACCCCGTTTCTTCCCCCACACTCCCAGAATACCAAAGTTTGAAACTGCCCACATCCTGCGCCTTATCTCCTACTCACCTAGTCTCCTGTACACAAGCTATATTAATCTTCCTTTTCTCGAGAATATTCGCTAACTCTACATATTTTTCAGTCAAAGTTCCTATGTTCCAAGACCCCACTCTCAGCCTAGTATCTCCCTTAGTCCTCTTACCCCTTACTCCCCGCACCCCTTCCCCCGCGCTGACACCCCCGAGGACAAGACCTTACCCTACCATCGTTCACCAAAGCCACTATAATCTAGGAGTCACTACACAACACTATCCCGAAAACAAGCGACAGAAATAAAAGAATTACCGAAATATAATCTACCACTAAAGGTCGCAAAACTggtgaagaaataaaataaaggaactaacggatactataatctacaactaaaggtcagaaaatatatgaaatatataaaatagaaGGTTAATCTTCACACCTATGCATATTTAGAACATTTTAAAGATAACTACTGATAAACTCAAGATCACTTATAACTAATCATACTCAATTGCTTTAGACCTAGAACATAATTGTAGTATTACTAATAACATTTTCCATAAATTTTTCTTGTAGTAAACAATTGCATTATTAAAATAACCAAGTACATATATGATAAATAGCTTTTGATTGAAAGAACAATTCACATTAGTAAATGTAATttccagaagaagaagaagaaatgaacTCTAAATAAAAGAGATGCTAACGAGATCAAAGTCACAAAATTTATTTACCTAAGCACTATTCTTTCGAACGTTGAGTGGAGTCCGGAACCAACATAATGCATTTTTGGACTCAAGGCACAAAAATAGATAGAAAAAAAGTTAATGACCAAAATacatatagcgcccttttaaagggcgctatatttGAATATGAAAAGACGGCCAGGTATAGCGCCatttattaaggcgctatacatattttgtgggcccaccaataattaTTCTGCGCTTAACTgatataacaataattcaaatgggtatagcacccttatttaaggcgctatacctcaaaatatgcgACCCCTGGATtgggcattgccttatttaaaaACGTTaaggattttataaaaatccatttagaaaaattcTCAAGTCTTGTTAAATTTTTCTTCgttaagttgttttgcattttgtcataatgtctgaagagtgaagaattagggtttcattatattgtgTGTGTGGGGGAGAGggggggggtgaggttgtggtggcgaataactcagtaagctatagtttatctccatagTGTCATGTTAAAttccacttacaatggagtatgatAGATTAGTATCGttattatgtaaaaaaaaatgagtgcaagcaaacgttcggtgaaccttaaagtaacaagaagatatccgtattctgtcactccgcaaaggggttgcttgttatgctgagtttaacatcgaggatgATGAAACTCTGAGTGATTTTTTATAATGACCCGgcaggtcgttttgagaattagagccccgatcccctaatatctactTTCCCCAtatttttttctgcttttgggatttgccggagtgtttggttatggaattcggggagttatgggacacttagtccctagttatgagtttaagccttagagtttggaccgtagtcggaactgtgtgaagacggatacGGAATAGAATTCCGtagactccgttagctccgttgagtgattttgggattaggagcgcgtccggaatgtgttttggaggtctgtagtagatttagacttgaattggcgaaagttagtttttcggcgatttcagccgatagtgaaaattttgatattgagctcggaattgaattccgaaagtggctgtaggttcgtagtgtcatttgtgacctgtgtgtaaaatttaaggtcattcggacttgatttgatgtggttcagcatcatttgtagaatttggaaaattttaaattcttaggcttgaatccgtgcttaattcatgatttgggtgttgttcgacgtggtttaaaggctcgactaagttcgtagggTATTTTAGgagtggttggtatgtttggttgaggtcccggggggcctcgggtgtatttcagacgcttaacgggaagaaatttggacttagaaaatttggtgtctttgctggttctggtgttttgcacctgcggaaaagagaccacaggtgcgcgagccgcacaCGCGAAGATGGAGGCGCAGATTCGAGAAGAGCTGGAGTTGGcttggggtcgcaggtgcgaggaagttccgcatatgcgatgcccgcaaatgctcaaggctgttcgcaaatgcgcaagatgagcagaagcggaagggatgtcCGCAGGCGCGCGCGTGCAAGTGCGGCCCTtttatcgcaggtgcgaaggtagaGGGGGGAAAGTGAATTGCGAAGATGCGCACGTTCTCTGCACAAGCGCACCCAcaagtgcgagcccaggttccgcaggtgcgaaaatacctgtgcagtgattaaaaccaaagggcttcgcgatttttatcttttttggctttgcaaactcgggttagggaAATTTTTGAGATAAttttgaggcatttcttgaggtaagttccttgtgcttatttttggtcaataatcttgccttgccatgtattttcccatctagttaatgtgtatttaaggtggaaattggaagttggaggctagagatttggaagtttgaattatggattggaggaccatttggtgtcggattttagtaaatttgatatggttagactcgtgagtgaatgaactttctagtttcgtgaattttgtcgggtttcgagatgtgggcccgaggccgggtttgagccaatttcggattttggcctaattttgtagtttttcttgtgggattcattccattagcgcgtattgatggtattgtactgttttgaacaGATTCGGgcaatttggagtcggatactcgtggcaagaatgtgatatcgagttgatttgaacggttcgaggtaagtggcttgcctaaccttgtgttggggacttcccccttatgatatcttgatattatttggtgtgtgggcgccgtgtacgtgaggtgacgagtacatacacaggctattattgcaaaaatcctgtttatccttttaactcataaattgcttctcttattaaagtgtactaatatgtttagttgtatagtttagactagaaaggcatgcttacgtgtttttacggcctatttgacattctgtgtgtcatgcttagttaaatccctattttacttatctgtgttcagtctaaactatataactcgatgccatacctgccatttcatcttgtgttgcatatttattttgggactacagacgtattccgggagatcccccagcactgcatatttactttgggactacagacgtattccgggagatcctccagcaccgcatatttactttaggactacagacgtattccaggagatcctcccctgcactgcatatttattcggaactacgggacagTATCCCAAGAGATTTCCCACTATGTTTACCttattttgagccgagggctcacttaactgttaaattttctaaaatctctttaactgtgtcaccataaattttacttatatcttttactgtttaaattATTATATCTACTCCGGtaaggccttgacctgacctcgatactactcgaccgaggctaggcttggcacttactgggtaccattgtggtgtactcatgcccttccctgcacatgttttcgtgtgcagatccaggtgcgagctatcaacctcggggttagtacgtgctgctgattttaggaggCTTCAAGGTAccactgcttgcgtccgcagatctttggagtccccttctactccctcacctagagactttctttattatattcagacttttgtatagagctacttagattatagcagcttgtgacttagtgatattccgggtcttgggaaattattttgtatatgccgagtggtgctactcttggctatttataatatgttgtttatctttaaaatgttatatttttttaaatatttttcataatattaggcttactaagttgtaaagactaggtgccatcacgacaccttacagagggttaatttgggtcgtgacaagttggtatcagatcactaggttcataggagtcgcgagtcccaaattggtttattagagtctcgcggatcggtgcggagatgtccgtacttatcttcgggaggctatgtaactgttaagaacaatcatatttctttgatttccttgtcgcatgagttattgacaccaaaaaaattctaagattctattctgttctttctcacagatggtgaggacccacaatgggaggaccgacgatcaggcacccgagccccctgccagagccgccaaaggccggggtcggggtagaggatgaccacgtggtgcagcccgagcacctgcgagagctgtgtcagaggagcccccagcagcttagctggagggccagcgctggagatccctattgctactccagccctccaggagactttagttcagttcttgagcatgttcagcactctggctcaagctggactattttcgatagctcccgctacatctcaggccgagggaggggcacagactcccgcaggccgcactcctgagcagagggttcAGGTTAATCAGGCCCCAGAATATATTCCTAttcccccagtggctccggttcagcatgagatcagggtagctgcttctgaggcagagcaactcagacttgagaggtacaagaagtaccacccacctactttcagcggactagcttcagatgatgctctgggttttcttgaggagtgtcatcgtattttccgtactatgggcattgtggagacgagtggggtttctttcaccgctttccaactgaggggagcagcatatcagtggtggcgtgcctatgagctgagtagtccggacgaggcaacctcactcacttggactcagttttcagagatgttcttgcgtgagtatatTTCTCAGAGCcttagggatgcttggcgcgcagagtttgagcagttgtgtcagggtgctatgactgtgtcggagtatgcagttcatttcagtgagttagcccgccatgcaccggctctggttgctacagtcagagagagggtttgtcgcttcattgagggcctccactccagtattcagactAGTATGGCCATGGAGTTGGAGATGGGCATCACTTATCAGTAGGCAATGAGCATTGCCaagagagtggagggcatgttcgcctgggacagagaggagagagaggccaagtggtctcgagagactggtcattattcaggagctcgtgcaccagcagcacgctatggtaggggttttacGAGTCGCtctattcattcagctcttccagtagccagcggtgtcccagctcctcctagacctcaggagccctattatgaaccgccagtatccagtatgcctcctactcgaggtgctattaccggccagtccagcaggccaggtccgagtcagtctcagccgccgcgtcctccgagaggttgttttgagtgtggtgacattgtcacctggttagagatttccccagagccagaaggg is drawn from Nicotiana tomentosiformis chromosome 12, ASM39032v3, whole genome shotgun sequence and contains these coding sequences:
- the LOC104109696 gene encoding aquaporin TIP2-1, with the protein product MPAIAFGRFDDSFSLGSIKAYIAEFISTLLFVFAGVGSAIAYNKLTADAALDPSGLVAVAVCHGFALFVAVSVGANISGGHVNPAVTFGLALGGQITLLTGLFYWIAQLLGATVASYLLKVVTGGLAVPIHSVAAGVGAVEGVVMEIIITFALVYTVYATAADPKKGSLGTIAPIAIGFIVGANILAAGPFSGGSMNPARSFGPAVASGNFAGHWIYWVGPLVGGGLAGLIYSNVFMNHDHAPLSTDF
- the LOC138903290 gene encoding uncharacterized protein gives rise to the protein MDLEITRKRRKRAMYSQYRIKWGALTEAKAQELGVKMVTMGAWRSSGDTNAMWNTTVQCIREAAREVLGVSKGYSGGHKGDWWWNREVQEKVKTKKATYLKLVESVDEEEKRANGEHYKFAKKEAKLAVTETADFSRMYEELEG